From the genome of Rattus rattus isolate New Zealand chromosome 6, Rrattus_CSIRO_v1, whole genome shotgun sequence:
AGGATGAGTCCATCAGTTCAAAGAAGCCTGAAAACAGCAAAAAGTTGTCCCTGTCTCCCCACCCAtaacaaggaggaagaagaaaaggaaccaCCAAAAGTAGTAGCACATGTCAGAATCCAACTCAtgcaggaagaaagacagaaaggttaTATTATGAGACTGATCTCTAAAGTAAGTAAGGCCAGACTTTATTAGCTCCACCTTAAAtacaaagggaagaaataataaaaatgctggAAACAGGTATTAGCAatcaaaaggaaagaatcaaGTGTCTGCTTCTGTCAAATAAAACAGGCTTTAGGAGAAATGTCATCAGAGACATCCAAACATGATAAAAGGATCAATTTGGGAAGACTTAACACTCTAAAATGTGTCTGCACTTAACAGGAATTTCCAGACACTTGAAATGGGAACACTGCAAAGAAAACATCTACAATTTTAGTCTGACATCAATCCTCATtcagtaacagaacaaagagacCTCAGAACATTTATAGAACATATAAACCATCCTTATATCATATTCTACCCAACATTTATTTGCTCCTACAATATTCATCAAAACAACTTATGGACCTTAAACCCCAAGCACAAATATTAAACTCAGCCTGTTGGGGTTGGATCTCCCGAGTATATGCCTGTGTTTCAAATATGACTGCAAGTGCCAGAAAAAGGCATTTTGActccctggagccagagttacagtgGTTTCTAGCCATGCAacaaggaactgaattcaggtcttctgtaagagcattACTAACTCTTAAccaggagccatctctccagccaaatatttttctttttaaaaggatgcCAGCAAAATGGATCAGCAGATTAAGGCACTTACTGACAaatctgaaaacctgagtttgatccctgggtttCGACATCTgtggaaagagaactgactctcataAGCTGTAACCTCCACATGCTGTATGcccatacatatcacacacacacacacacacacacacacacacacacacacacacacacacacacacacacacacacacacacacacacacacacacacacacacacacacacacacacacacacacacacacacacacacacacacacacaccactcacacttCCCACTAAAGAAAACCAATGCTTTTAGGCACATGTTTGATTTCGGGTCTGAGAAGGAATGCACACAATGGACTTGAAGGATCTCAGTAGAACAGAAAATTGTTCAAAACCTGAGTCATTTCAAAGTAtccagagtttaaaaaaaaaaaaaaaactgaacagaaTAAGGTGAAAAGCCACCATGTACAGTAAATTGTTGAGTTCGTGTTAAGAAAAAAGCAttatcggtccccagctccaaaaaaaaagaaaaaagcattagtctttgaaactttgaaaatgagtaaagaaatagaaaccgACGTACTAATCTCTTGCCTTCCCTGTGCAAATGGCACACCCAGGTAATAAAATATTGTGAATGCACTCAGAAGTCACTAACTACTCGTGAGTCCAGATCAGGCAGTGATCTGTGGTAATTACAATGATTCTGTGCAAAGTCTCGGGGAATTTGAATAATGGTGACACCTCTAAAGCCCTACAGGTAAATCTTGTtcttaaaatatcacaaaaaggggttggggatttggctcagtggtaaagcgcttgcctaggaagcgcaaggtcctgggttcggtccccagccccgagaaaaaggaaaaaaaaaaattacaaaaagaggtctggagagacagcttactggttaagagcatataatgctcttgcaaaggacaagaggagttcagttcctggcatccATATCAGGTGATTCAAATCTGCCTTCAACTTCAGCTCCCAGGGAATCCATCATCTCGAACCTCCACAGGCATCCACacccatatgtacacacacccacacctacataattaaaataaaaatctaaaaaggaaaaaaaatttataagaagaaaacaattactGAGGACATTTGTTGAACTAGTTTACTGGGCCCGGCTGAAGACCTTTGGTATCAAGTCTAAAGATGAAACTTGAAAATCCTACACTCATGAGCACCCTCCCAAACGCCAGCATGCTTTAGTCCACATTGGCACTAGCTAGCAATTTGAGGCTATGGCCCTGCAGGCCTAACCTAGCACTGAGAACCTGGTGCTAGATAACCAACAACTCAAGTCACCTTTAGGCTGAGGGCAAACACTGTTGGACAGACACTAAAGACAGAAGGGCTGGGGCTACAGTACTAAGATAGTAGAGGCAGGAAAGCCAGTGGGATATACTGGGCTTTGAAAGGAGACCAAAGAATGCCAGCAGGATCCTTCAACAACACTGCAGACACAGAAGCCTGGACACTGCAGAGCACTTGGAGCAGGCTCAGAACAAAATACCCACTAGATTTAAACACTATAAAAGTAACAACTTGTTGTTAATCACACATTACAGTTATATATGTGGTTGTCAACATGGCTACATCTGGAGTCAACTAGAACGCAAGCAGATAGGCACACCTGTAAGGGATTTTTTTGGATTGAATCATTTAAGGTGGGAAGACtgaccctaaatctgggccacaccttctgttggCAGCCCATATAAAATGGAcacagaaggaagcttttgctttttgcctgcttgccctcattcTCACTGACAAGTTCATCTATGCCTTGACCAAAGCACTGCTTACTGGCATTAAACCTACTTCTGGACTCAAATGTAGGTAAAAGACCAGCTGACTTTTCACACCATGACTGAACAACTAATggattcttggcctttctgtcAAGAGACACTCATTGTTGGACTAGCCAGATCATATCCTATAAATCATTCTAATGAATCCCCTttaggggatagagagatggctcatcagttaagagcactgactgctctttcagaggttctaagttcaatgcctagcaaccacatggtggctcacaaccatctgtaatagaatctgatgccttcttctggtttgtctgaagacagctacagtgtacttacataaaataaaataaataaatcttttaaaaaaaaagaatccccttTAATAAACATAAGTTCATTCTGTTGTTTCTGTAGAGAACCCTAATAAAACATACATTGAAATTTAGTCCATCTGTTTTggtcttggttttatttattaagaatgGGGAGTTAGAGCAATCACCTGTCCTTTCTAGAGCTATATAATCTCTCCCAAGCATCCTATTGGTAGGATGAAGGTACATTTCCTAGCTCCTCTTCCACAGACATGGGCAGGTCATTAGATATTTTCTGGCACCTCTTCTCTCCATTCTTCCATCAACAGACTGTACTCCCTGCTAATCTATATTCTGGATGACAAGGTATGTGACTAGAGGGTTCCAGCTCTGTCCCTGGATAGTTAGCAACTTGTGTTTGCTCATCTGTGGCTTTATCTAAGATCAACAGCAGTACCTCCTGCCTCCAAAGGCTTCCAGTGGCTGAGTGGACAAGCCTCATATCTCAGCCGATGTCTGGTCACCATGCACAGGCTTTCTGTCCTCACAGACCGGAGGGCTGCAGGTGTTTTCCACACCACCTCATCTTTAGCCCCTGTGGGCCCCACAGCCAAGGTTTCTAAGTTCAGGTGGGTGACAAGCTATGGAGGCACCTGGTAATACAGTTACGTTGGATTTCCAGCTACCTCTGCCAAATGGTCTTTTTCTCACAGGAGTTGCAACCCAGCCCATTCCTCACCTGCACCAAGTGTTCCTAAAGAGCCCAATCTCCTCCAAAACTTCATAGTAGGTCAGGATATCATGGGGGCTCTAAATCATTTGTCCTATTGTCAACAGCCCCTAACTGGATATCCAGAGTGACCCATCACTGCAATGACACAATTACTGTGGCAGCAGAAACAGGTCAGAAAGCAGTGCTTCAGAAGCCAGGAGCCTACACTTCCCCAGGGACACatcctatttttctttatcttttgtttttgagacatggtttctctgttagccctgactatcctggaactcactcagtagaccaggctggcctcatactcagagatctgcctgcctctgccactgccatGCCCTATTTCTCTTAAGAGCATCATAGGAAAGTATCCTAATTACTGTCCACTGTCAAAGCTATATTGCAGGACTCCTACACCAGGTCTACCTCATCTGCATCTCCACAACAGGCATCCCTTGTGCTAGAGCCTTGATACCTgccagaggacagagaggcaAGCTGCCAGGTAAACAAACACCAGAATAGGCTGGGGTATGGCCGAGTGAAAAATGCCTACCAAGTACAAGGCCATGGGAACTATACCCAACAGTGCAAaatcaaacaaagacaaaatcaaCCAGTAAGACCAAGTAAGACACAGAAGACCAATAAAGCATGGCCATTCCCTGACACTTGCTCCTAGGGATGGCAGTTCAGTTCATTTTCAGGAACACCCCAGGAGCAGGTCTCTATGTGATCAGTGTGTGGAAACACAACAGAATCAGTAGCAAGGCAACTGGACAAATCTTCAAATCCTCCTGGTGGCAACACCATCTCACATGGAGGCAAGTCATACCACAACTAACCAAGACCTGAGCACCTCACCTGCCAGCCCACCACCAGGGCCAAGCCCACAAGAGGACCACAGAAAAATCAGGAGCTAGTGCCCCACCCAAAGATAACTTCTCAGGGCACCTGACCTCCACTAGTTGTTCTTTAACAGTGAGGGGAAAGAGTACTTAGTTCTCAAGGAATGCAATACTGCCCACACAAACTACACAGCCTCAGAGACGAGGCTGCCGGATGTGAACAAACACAAGGCTTCCTATATAAGGAGCAGCCAGCCAGCAGGCACCACATCCCCAGGCATTCCAGGTAAGCACTCTCTGCtgtctgtttatgtatgtgtatatgtgtatgcatgaacatgtgtgctCGAAGGGGTCTAAATTATTCAGCActgtccccccctccccatttaCTTTCTCTGGGTGTCAGTGAGCTCACTGAACAAAGACAACGGTGTAGGTCAGCCTCATTGGCTCCAACGGGCTCAAGATAAGCAACACTGAAATGGACAGCCCTCCAGCACATCAGGCTCTGCCTCGACAGCTTAGAAAAGGCAGTTTAGCCTTTGGCTCTCCCACCCTTGTAAGATGGTGACAAGAGAGCCTTGCTTCATTCCAGCAGTCCTATCCTTACTTCTGAAGCTTGCTGGATTCCAACCTGAGCAAATTCTAAGGCATACATCATGGAGACAAGTAAGCTAGCAGAAGtccctctctcccccagatcATCTGTCCTCACCACCAAGGCCATGCTGTCTTCAGCGACTATCTGCAGTTTGCTACTCCTCAGCATGCTCTGGATGGACATGGCCATGGCAGGTTCCAGCTTCCTGAGCCCAGAGCACCAGAAAGCCCAGGTAAGCCTGTCTCCCCAAGTTCCACATCTATCCTGGTCAGTGGTCTGTTCCAGCCCTATGACCAGCAGCAGTGGCCCCATTTATCTAGGTTTCACACCTTCTCACAGTATAAAGGGGCCTCTGGATGTGACCCAATTCTGCTTTTAGGATATGCAGATTTATACTGAAGAGAAAACCAAAGCCAagtatggtagtgcacacctgtaatcccagcatcaggagATGAAGACAGGTGGGCCTcaaatttaaggccaacctggactacatagtgagactatatctcaaaaaaaaaaatttaaattttaagaaaaataaagaagtcagtatggtggcatatgcctttagtcccagcactcaggaggcagagacaagtgatctctgtgagttcgaggccagcctgatctacaaagtgagtccaggacagccagggctttgttacacagagaaaccctgtcttgaaaaacaaaaaaagaaaggaagaaaggaaagaagggaagggaggggagggagggagggaggggggaaggagggaagggaggaaaagaaaagatcttcttttcctttccagcaGAGAAAGGAATCCAAGAAGCCACCAGCTAAACTGCAGCCACGAGCTCTGGAAGGCTGGCTCCacccagaggacagaggacaagcagaagaggcagaggaggagctgGAAATCAGGGTTGGTCCCCAGGCACCAGCATATTCTTGTAACAGTAAAGGGTTTGGGGTGTGAGGCTTTTCAAGCTATTCAAGGATTAGAGTTCAGCACCAACAGCTCCACAAGGGACTGTTTCAAGGGTAGCAAGGGAGCAGCCATAAGcagcaaagacaagcagatttcGAGGGGCCACAAGGAGCCAGGAAACACTGatgaaaatacagaaacagaagaaagcctTCTGTTTGTCCCAGGGGCTTCTAAGGCCTGCCCTGGtgatggggaggtaggagggcTGCTAGtgcaggctaggctggctagaCCATATGTGTGGGCTAACGGAGCTGAGTTTACTCTTAAGAGTCTCAGATGGGCAAACAGCTTTGGATTGGGAGAAGGGAATAAAGGGACCATAGGTGCCTCTCAGTAGCTCATCTAGGATTCCCCCGGGAACTGGAGGTAGCACCTGACAATGCCAGTCCCTATACTCTGTGTCTGCATGCAACAACTTCATCTTCAAACACAGCAACCGTGATAAACTGGGAAGCAGGAGACACAACCTAGGGCTTCACAactgctaggcaggtgctctgccaGGGGCCACATTCCCAGCCGGTCTACCTTTATCATGGACCACTTACTCTATACAAGGCCTGCAAGCTAAATAAGCTGGCATTACTTGCTAAATTTTGTAGATAAGAAACACAATTTGAAAAGGTCAACTCCCTTGCCCAAGGCTACCAAGTCAGGATTTGCTACACTCCTTCTCCCACCTTCCTCTCAGTCAAGGACAAATGCCAAGATCACTAAAttgctctctgaccctctctgGAACCTAGGCACCTTCTCAAACCCTTGGTTCCATGGGGAGTATGACACTTAAAACTAATTCCTGACTCACCAAGGTTCCTTCACTAACACAGCATGgacatagtctttttttttttttttttttggtttttttttcggagctggggaccgaacccagggccttgcgcttcctaggcaagcgctctaccactgagctaaatccctaaccccatggACATAGTCTTATGAGACAACCCAGGTCCACAACAGGCCTGAAGAGCCCTGTATTTAGTTCTCATAGAGAACTAGGATTAACAGCATTTCCTAGCCTCTGTGATACTCAACAGGATCCAAACATCTGGCCTGCATACGAAGTACTGGGCACAAGGCAGATGAGATGGGCTGGAGCACACTGGGCACAGAATGACCCATTTCCTCCCATCTGAGACTATACctctctttaaagttttttttccccaaaatcaGGTCTAGAGACAGAATGCCAACCACCCCACTGAACAGCTGGGTCCTGAATCGAGGGAAAAGGGACT
Proteins encoded in this window:
- the Ghrl gene encoding appetite-regulating hormone isoform X1, producing MLSSATICSLLLLSMLWMDMAMAGSSFLSPEHQKAQQRKESKKPPAKLQPRALEGWLHPEDRGQAEEAEEELEIRFNAPFDVGIKLSGAQYQQHGRALGKFLQDILWEEVKEAPADK
- the Ghrl gene encoding appetite-regulating hormone isoform X2, producing the protein MLSSATICSLLLLSMLWMDMAMAGSSFLSPEHQKAQRKESKKPPAKLQPRALEGWLHPEDRGQAEEAEEELEIRFNAPFDVGIKLSGAQYQQHGRALGKFLQDILWEEVKEAPADK